CGAAAAAACCGGTTCGATCATATCCATTTCAAGCATTGATTTATACGGCTGTATATACTTGAAATAAAAGCGAAGAAAGGGGTCTGAGAGTTTGTAAAGCGTTTTTTTTGTGCTTTTTATGTTCTCTCCGAAAGGAAGCTCCCTTTTTATATAACCGAGATCGATAAGGTACGAAAGCGTCCGCGAGAGATGGCCTGCCGGTTTCATAAGCCGTCCCGCTATTTCCGAAAGGCGGTGACAGCCGTTTCCGATCAGGTATAACAGGGAATACGGCTGTGTCGTACTCCTCATATCGTCCAGCAAAAGCCTGACGGGCTCATTGTGGAGGATACCGTTTTTATCGAGTATCAACTCTTTTATTGCGGTATCCGTATCCTCATAATTTTTTGCCAGTTCCCAGTAACGGGGCACACCCCCGAAGACGGCGTATGTACCGACCGATTCTTCGGGATTTTTTCCCAGTGCTTCCGATATCCAGCCCGCTTTCAGGGGTTCGATATGGATGATCTGTTGCGCGCGGCCGTAAAGCGGTGATGTCGCCTTTAATGCAAATCCGTACATCATCCGCTGGGATGATCCGCAGAGGACGATATCGATTCTGTTTATTTTCGGCAGATCGAGAAAACGCTGAAGAATACTCGGAAGCTCCGGGCTGTTTTGCACCAAATAGGGAAACTCGTCGATAAAAAGGGTAACCCTTTCGCCGGCGAACCTGTCCAGGTTATCGAAAAGGGATCTCCAGTCGGGATATTCCACGGATGAAAAACCATGCACTACCTTACCGATCTCTCCGCTCAACGCCTTAATCTGTAAACGTTTATCGGACTGATCGGCAAGGAAATAAATATCACGCTCTTTGAGAATATGACGGATAAGCCTTGATTTGCCGCAGCGTCTTCTCCCGTACAAAATAACGCATTGTGCTTCCGGTGAAGCAAGCGCTTTCCCTATTCGTTTCAATTCTTTCTGTCTGTCGAGAAACGGAAGTTTCATTCGATTCCTTTCCTTATACAATGCATGTCAAACATTATGTTTCTCATACATAATGTTTGACATGCATAATAGTATATTATTGAAACATTATCAAGGGGAAATACCTTATTTTTCTTTTCCTTATATTACAATGAGTGCCTCCTACCACCCGAGATCGGTCCTGATCTGCGCGGCAAGCTGGTTTGCCATGAGTTCGTGCGTTTTTACCGAGGGGTGCCAGTCTTCCCCGTAACCGTTTGCGGCGTCCTGAACGGGAAACTCGATGAAGTGGATGCGCGAATCGCCGCCGGACGTGAGTGTATTGACGACCGAGCCGATATAATCCCTCGCACTCGCGAGTTTGTCGTCGGAAAGCATGGGACCGACCGCGCAGTAGATATGGGTCTGCGGATACTGCGTCCTGATTTTCCGCACGAAGTTCGTGTATGCGGTCGTGAACTGTGTCCTGTCGGGAATCCCGACGCTGTAATCGTTCGTACAAAGATTGACGACCGTCGCATGAGGTATCCATTCGCCGGGGTTCCAGAGGTTCGTCGTATCGTAGGGGAGAATCCGGTCATAAAGGGCCGGCATGACTTCGTCCGTGTCGCCTCCGTAATTGCGAATCACTCCCTTACCGGACCAGGCGACCGTGATCTGATCGGCGCCGAGAAGCCGCGCCGTCACAGAACCGTATGCGAGGTACGCGTTTTCGTTTTTCGTCGTGAAACTCTGGTACCGGTCAGTGCCCTCGTTCCCGTACCCGCAGGTGATCGAGTCGCCGATAAACTCGATTCGCCTTGATGATGCTTCAGGCGGCGGGAGAGGGGTTCCCGATCCGAACGAGAAACCCAGAAACTGCATGTCGCCGACCCAGGCTTCGGTCCTGCGGACGATCTCGACGGTATGCCGGCCCGATGAAAGCCCCGATGCAAGGAGTATCGGAGCCGACCCGTCCGTACCCGACGGAACATTAATCGGCGTGCGGACAATCCCGTCGATAATCACATTGATCCAGTTGTCTCCGGTCGATGCCAGTCCGACACTCGCCTCGGTCCCCTGAAAGCCGGCCTTTACGGTCGTCGCACTCCAGCCGAACTTCGGGCCGGAGGGATCGCCCGTGTTGAATCTGCCGATGAGAAGGGCGCCTGAATCCGGCGCCGCGGCCGGCACGGGTGTCGCCGGACATGGAAACTCCGAAATAAGACCGACGTAGTACTGTGCGACGAGCAGTGCATCCACGATATCGATGCCGCCGGAGCAATTGACATCCGCGTTCGCCGCTGAAAATCCCGACGGATCGAGCCCCACATAATGCCGGGCGACAAGCAGCGCATCGACGATATCGATGCTTCCGCTTGCATTGACGTCGCCTGAGGCCTGCGCATGTATGGAAAGCCCCGAAATGCAAAACAGGGTGCAAAGAAAAATTCGAAATAATACGGTATTCACTTTTTTATCTCCTTTTATCATTTTGTTTGATATCGTCGAACCGTGTGATTCAAACTCACATCATTGATAATAATTAACAGGATTGTGTAAAAATATCTTTGCATTTTTGCAGAAATAACGGGATTTTTGTCAATGTAGGGTATAATCGGCCGTTTTTCCGTCAACTGCCGCGGTATTGACGGGGAGTCATTCCTTCCGCCTGTTTGAAACACCTGTTGAACGTGGAGATGTCATTAAATCCGACCTCCAGCGCTATCTCCGTTATCCGGCGGTCGGTCTCTTTTAATAGACGTTTCGCTTCGGTGATTCTTATCCGGTTGATAATCTGCTTGCAGGAACGGCCGTACCGGTTTCTCATGAGTTCAGTAATATGTACTCTCGGAATGCCGGTTTCCCCGGAAATCATGCTGCCGGAAATCCGTGGGTCCGCATAATGTTCTTCGAGATATGCCAGGACACGGGCAAGTTCCTCATCGGCATAATTTCCGAGTGCCAGCTTTCTGTACGGTATTTCTTTCAGCGGAGGAGCAATATGTTTGTTTTTTGCGCTGATAATCCCCTTCTTTATTACGATTCCCGCAACCAGTGCCATGCCGTAAAGCATTGTTATGACGTTGAGAATGATATACGTAACAGGGTAGGATTTACGGAATTGAATTCTTTTTACCTCGAACACCTCCTTTCTTTCCGCCGGAGGATCGGTCCCCCTTTGAATGAACTGAAAATCCAATGCCGCCACTTTTCTGTACGTTTCCTTGAAACGTTTTCCCCCGGGGACATTCATCAGATCGAACCACCAATCCGGTGTAAAAAAATCGTCCCGATGTATTCGATACACGGATACATCGGGAGTAAACGAAAGCGTATATTCGTTGTGGCGCAGGTCGAGACCGCCGGATTTCTCCGGCTTCGAGACGCCTTGTTCGAAGGTTTTTATAAAAACGACAACATTACCCGCAGTCACGTTTTCCGTCTCAAGCAGCAGGTAATCGAAACCGGAGAGATCAAGGCAGGTGTTATCCCTTTTCAAGCGGATGAGAAGGCTGACATATGGATAAGGCTCATCATCCGGTTTTTCCCTTATGATAAAAGAAAGCGCAAGTCTTTCCGGTCCGATATGAAAATCTTCCACGGTGCTGTTCGGGCTTGTATAGGTTTCGGTGAGATTCCGGTACCTTGTATTCGGAAAAAGGATCAGCGTATTGTCAAAGATATACAGTATGGAAGGGGTCAAGAGAACGAGAGGTAATAATAGAAAAAACAGCCGCAAAATTACTGTTACCCGCACCGCGTCTTTTTTTTACTCCCTGAAATTTCAGCATCGCTTTTTCTTGAATAATATTAGAATTCCTTCTCCCATGCAAGTGCGTTTGCGATTGAACCTGATTCCGGTCGCCGCCAGAACATGGTGAAGGCAGCTTCCTTCATGTTCACCCTGCTGTGATGAACAAACCGGTTATTTAAGCACAAAACCCATGGTAATGGTAACGGTCGCGATATAGTTCGCCGTATAATCACCCACACTCTCCGACCAGAGCCGGTCGTCATTTTCCGATGTCCCTTTCGCACTCCCCCCGAAAAAGCGGAGGTTGAGAAAGGATTCAATACCGGCGGCAAGCGGGAATCCGGCGCGAAGGGACGCGTCGAGTATCGATCCCTCGAATTCGAAGTCGGCGCCGTTTATGATCGCCGATGAAGCGTATAGACCGGTCACATCGGCGGCAAGATAAAAACCTCCGGGGAAGATATACGTTCCGGTCAGGACCACTGCCGGTACCGGACCCAGATTCTGACTAACCGAAAGCCCCGTCCCGTCCCGGTCTTCGAAGATGATGGATGCATTCCTCATCTGGAGGGCCAGTCCCGCGCCGAGTGAAAAGGAGTCCGTTATCCGGAAGTCGTAGATATAACTCACCCGGTAAAAAGGAAATCCGTAAACGAGATCGAGATTCGTTCCGGCGGGGAACGTCACGTCATCGATGGTAATATCCTCGTACACCCGCGTTTTCGTCTCTATCCTGAACGGTTGATAGAGAAACCTGAACGTATGATGATCGAAGAGTGTCACGGATGCGGTAAATCGCTGAAAAGGGAAGAGAATTTCCTGACCGCCCCGGCTTATATAATCGAACTCGGTGGTTCCTTCGCCTATCTGAAGTGTGTGGTGAAAGAGTTTGATGAAACCCAGTTCATACTCGAGGCTGAACATATACCACGAATCGGTATTATTGAGAATGGTCTGGGCGCCTGCCGAAAAGGAGAATAGTACCAGAATACTCATAACCAATAAAGCTTTCATCATAATTCCTCCTTTTTGTTATCACATTCACTATAAGGTAATTAATTATTACCCTTAAGAACAGACGAAAAATAAAAAAAAAGATAATTGACTTAATGGACCGGCGCATATCATGCGGGAGGTAAGGGTCGGGGTTTATCGAAATTTACTGCTTTTTCTCTTTGATATCAAAAACAAGCCCTTCCCCGGGGGGGGCATCGATCACGACATGCCCTCCGTTCTCGAGTTTTCCGAAAAGAATCTCGTCGACGAGAGGGGTTTTGATCCTGTCCTGGATAACCTTTGCCATGGGACGCGCGCCGTAAGCCGGATCGTATCCCTCTTTTGCAAGATAGACTTCGGCATTATCGGTCAGCTCCAGGCTGATTTTCTTCGGTTCGAGCTGCGCCCTCAATTCATCGATGAACTTCCATACGATCTTTTTAATGGTGGCGGTATCGAGGTGCGAGAAGATGATGATATCGTCGAGACGGTTCCTGAACTCGGGCGCAAAATGATTTTCAATCGCCTGTTTCGGGCTCGACTTGAAAAAATCCTCCTCGCCGCCGGAAAATCCGATACTCTGCCTGCTCATCTCACGCGAACCGATGTTGGATGTCATGACGAGAAGGACATTCCTGAAATCCGCCTTTCTTCCCGTATTGTCGGTGAGGGTCGCGTGATCCATGATTTGAAGCAGGACATTGTAGATGTCCATATGCGCCTTTTCTATCTCATCGAGAAGAAGAACGCTGTTCGGGTGCCGCCGTATCGCATTGGTAAGGAGTCCCCCCTGTTCGAATCCAACATATCCGGCGGGAGAACCGATAAGACGGGACACCGTATGCTTTTCCATGTACTCACTCATGTCAAACCGTATCAGTTCGATGCCGAGAATACCGGCGATCTGTTTGCAGAGTTCGGTCTTTCCGACCCCGGTCGGCCCGCTGAAAAGAAAACAGCCGACCGGCTTTTCGGGATTTCCCAAACCGGCCCGGTTTCGTTTGATCGATGTCGAAAGCTTCCGCACGGCCTCTTCCTGACTGAATATCACGGCATTGAGTTTTGCCTCAAGGTCTTTCAGATGATCCTTTTCGGCAAGGGCGACGCTTTTGATCGGAACACGCGCTATCTTTGCCACCGTCTTCTCGATATCCAGATTGGTGATATGGGTGCGTTCGGGGTAATAGAGTGAAACATGGGCGCCGGACTCATCGATGACATCGATCGCCTTGTCCGGCAGATATTTCTCGTTGATATATTTCGCAGAAAGCTCCGCGGCTGCGGTCAGCGCGTTCCTTTTATACACGACATTATGAAAAACCTCATAACTCTTCTTCAATCCTTCCAGGATTTTCACCGTCTCTTCGATGGACGGCTCTGCAATCTCGATCTTCTGAAAGCGTCTGCTCAATGCCCTGTCCTTCTCGAAGTAGCTTTTATATTCTTCGAATGTCGTGGAGCCGATGCACTTGAGTCCGCCCATCGTTATCGCCGGCTTCAGAATATTCGACGCGTCGAGGCTTCCTCCGCTGACGGCGCCCGCGCCGACAATCGTGTGGATCTCGTCGATATACAGAATCACCTTCTCCTTTGACTGAAGGGCCTTTATCACTTCCTTGAGACGCTCTTCGAAATCCCCCCGGAACCGCGTTCCCGCTATCATGCCTCCCAGATCGAGTGCGTATATCTCGTACCCCTTGAGTTTATCCGGCACTTTATCTTCGACAATCGACTGTGCGAGTCCCTGTGTGATGGCCGTTTTGCCCACGCCGGCGTCCCCGACATGGACGGGATTGTTCTTTGTCCGTCTGCAAAGGATTTCGATCGTTCGTTCGAGTTCCTGTTTTCGGCCGACAAGAACATCGAATTTCCCGGCCCGTGCCATTTCAGTCCAGTTCTGCGCATAAAGCTCGAGGTAATCCTTCCCCTTTTTTCTTCCCGATTCATTTCCGAACCGCGGGGCGGCCCCCTGTTTTTCTTCTCCCCCTGCGTATTCTCCGTTTTCGAATCCGGGTTTTGAAATTCCATGGGAAATATACTTCAATATATCGAGACGGGAAATTCCCTGATTTTTAAGAAGTGAAAGAGCATGAGTATCCTCCTCCTCAAAAAGAGAAATAAGCACATCCCCGATCTCGACCTCTTTCTTTTCCGCCGATTTTGCATGAATGAATGCCCGGTGAAGGGTCCGCTGAAACGCGATTGTCTGAATCGGTTCATTTCCCTGTGTCTCGACCTTTTCCAATGTCATGAAGTACTCGTTGATTTTTCCGTCCAGTTCTTCAATATCGCCGCCGCTGCTTCTGATAATCGCCGTTCCTTCCTTGCTCGAAAGAATCGCCTTGAGAAGGTGCTCGATGCAGAGATACATATGCCCCTGTTTTTTGGCAAGTTCATAGGCGCGTTTGATCACATTTTCGAGATCCTGACTGATCATTCTTCCTCCATAACACACCGAAGCGGATAACCGGCACTCTCACTCATATCGTGAACAGTCGCGACTTTGGTTTCTGCTATTTCTTTCGTATAGATGCCGCAGATCCCGTATCCCCGTTTATGAACATCCATGGTAATCTGAATCGCTTCGGGTTCCGGTTTTCTGAACACCTCAACCAGCACACGGATGACGAAATCAAAGGTCGTATAATCATCATTAAGGAGAATCACCTTGAATTTGGGAGGTTCGGCCGTGCGTTCCTCATATTGAACCTCTTCTTTGTATTCGTGATCACTCAATGGTTATTTCATCCTCCGGTATCGATAAACCGTCGTCCCGCGATGATACGTTCCCGTTCTTCACGATATCGTATCCCATGAGGCGATCATCATTATTCTTCACCCCGGACAACTTCTTTGCTTGTGTTCATCTAAATTTTAACAACAAAATTTTATTAAATCAAGAGGGAAAACCACCCGGCTTTCTCCGCCGCCGTTTTATGTCCTCATATTTTCATGCCTGTACCGCTACGGTCTCTCCTACAGAGAGAAGGGACGACATCGCGTTGAAACCTTACGGAACATGAACCTGTCTCAGTTTTGTAATTTGTCCCTGCCGTCAATGAGTATCTCATTGCACGATTGACCGATCTCGAGGGTACAGGTAAGAATCCTTTCTTTTTGCAGTACCTTTTTACCCGCGATCAACGCAAAAAGCATCTCAAAAGCCGCACGTGCGAGTTCTTCGATAGGCTGCCGGATTGCCGTGATCCTGGGGGAGAGGTAGTTGAAAAAACTAAGAAAATCAAAACTTGCAAATCCTATCTGATCCGGAATGTCGAGGTTCAGTTCGCGCAATGCCATGATCGTGCAGAGAACAAGATCGCCCGCCCCGGCAATAATCGCTTCGGGCATATATCCGCTTCCGATCTGTTCGACAAGTATCGATTTGACGGAAGGTTTTTCATACGGTGTATGGATGACCTTGCACCGGTCGATGCCGGCCTTTGAAACCGCTTTCTGAAATCCTTCAATTCTTTCGATGACGTTTGTATATTTTTTCGGACCGCCCAGAAACAGAATCTTCCTGTAACCGCATCCGATCATGTGTTCGGTAAGCCTGAATGCCGCCTGGCTGTTATCGATATCCACATAATAATCGGGGATATACGGACTTTTTCCAACCATGACAAAGGGTATTTCCATCTGATAAAGATCGGAAAGCTGCTTTTCACCCAGCATTTCCGAGCCCGCGATGATTCCGTCGATACGCTTACCATTGAGCATCAATTCATAGGCCGATTCGATGTCGCCCTCGACCTTGGAAGTCGACAACAGGACGGTATAACCGACGGTCGCGGCCGCCTTTGTGATGACGGAGAGAAGCATCGGCCAGTAACCATTTGAAAGATAGAAACCCGCTTCGTGGGGAATGATCACCCCGATATTTCCCGTCCGCTTCGAGGCAAGGCTCTGGGCAATCGCATTCGGTTGATAATTGAGCTTTTTGATAAGCTGCTTTATCCGCTCTCTGGTTTTTTTACCGACACCGGGCAGATCATTGATAACCCTCGATACCGTCCCTTTGGATACATTTGCCCGATGGGCGATATCCTTTATGGTAAGTTTTTTCTGTTTGCTTGAATTCATTATTGCCGTTTACCGCCTCTTACCGGGAGTCAATACACACCCGTTGGTTCGAATAATTCGCATTAATAGTATCACATTCCCGTTTTTTGTCAAGATTGTTTCATTGCCGGTCATGTGCCCTGTATAAGCGGGCGGCTTTCTCCGAAAAACAAAAAACACCTCGTAATCGACGGGCGAATGCCGCCAGATGATCTCACAATACAAGCAGCTCGGGTTTTGCTATTTCATAACCCTGGGCATAGTCCACGCCGATCTGTTTCAATCGCTTGAGTGTTTCCTCATCCTCGACATATTCCGCAATCGTCTTCAGTCCCATGACATGCCCGATATCATTCATCGTTCTTACCAGCACCAGATCGAGGGAATTCTTTGAAATTTCCTTGACGAACGCGCCCTCGATCTTGAGAAAATCGACGGGAAGAAGTTTCAGGTAGTTAAAGGATGAAAACCCGCTTCCAAAATCGTCAAGCGAGAAAAAACAACCGATTTTCTTCAGTTCCTTGATGAATCGTTTGACCTGCGCGAAGTTTGAAATAGCGTACGTTTCCGTGATTTCAAAACATATCATATAGGGGGGAATATCGTATTCTATCAGTTTGTCCATAACGAAATCGAGAAACTTCGTATCGTTCAACGTTGTTCCGTTGAGATTTATATTATATTTCGCATATGCTTTATCAGGCGTTTCATAATAATCGATGATGTATGATGAAAACAGTTTTTCGATGACCCATCGATCGATATCGGGCATAAGATTGTATCTTTCCGCGATTGCGATAAAAATCGAGGGGGGAATAATCCTTCCTTCCTCATCGATCATGCGTATGAATATTTCAAAATGATCGTTTTCCGGAAGGCCGTAACCGATCGGGCGTATCACCTGTTTATAAAGGCAGAACCTGTTTTCCTTCAGGGCTCGTGTAATATGGGGAAGGAAATAGATCTCGCTGTGGTACTTGATGAACTCCTCGTCCTCGGTATGATAGACATGCACCTGGTTTTTCCCTTTCTTTTTTGCCAGGTGGCACGCGATATTCGCCGCCGTCAATATCTTCGAGATATCATGCGTGAATGAATCAAAATGGACAAATCCGATACCCAGACTTATCTTGAAATGTTCGCCCTTCCACTCGAAAGAAAAATCCGCCACTTTTTTCAAAATCGTATCGACGATCTCCCGGGCGCGGTGAAAGGGGCATAACGGAAGCAGCAGTCCGAACTGGTCCCCGCCGAGCCGCGAGAGGATATCGGTCTGCCGCACGATTCCCTTTAAAAGGGCACCGATATCGCGTAAAAGCTCGTCTCCCGCAACCGACCCGCAAGAATCGTTGATCACCCTGAAGTTGTCGATATCCAGAAAACATATAACATTCTCTTTTTTCTCATGTTTCAGCGAATCCATCACCTCGGCCAGAAAATCTTCGAACTTTATGCGGTTATAAAGGCCGGTAAGCATATCGTGTGTACTCTGATACGATATCTGCCGCGACATCCGCTGCGTCTCGCTTACATTGTGTATAACAATGACGACGCCGATAATTCTGCCGTCAAAATCGCGAATGGGAGAAATCGATTCGGTGATTTCATATTCCTGCATGTCGCGGCTTTTGAGGAGAATCAAACCCGAAAGCTTGAATCCTCGATCCCTTCCCATGACTATCTCCACCGGATCGGAAATCCGACACTCACTCAGCCGATACACGACATTGAACACCTTCTTCAGCGGCATTCCGATCGCTTCTTTCTGGGGCCATCCGGTCAAATCTTCCGCCACGGGGTTAATGTAGGTGATGATTCCCTTCGTATTGGTCGTGATGACACCGTCGCCGATTGATTCAAGGGTCACAAGGGCCTGCCCCTTTTCAACGATAAGGGCGTCTTCGGTTTTTTTTCTCTTCTCTATTTCATCCTTGAGCTTTTTGTTCGTCTTCTTGAGATCGTCGGTACGTTTATCGACGGTCACCGCCAACTCCCTGGCGTGTTTTTCCACCTGAGCGACCAGCATCGCCCCCTTGAGCGAACCGGCGAATTGATTGGAAAAATTCTCGTAGATCACGGGATTGTCGGGGCCGTATTCGAAAACGATGAATCCGAGATTCTCTTCCCTGAAACAAAGCGCCAGCACAATGAACGTGGCTTTTTCTTTCTGTTTCCTTAACGTTCCGGGAACAAGCAGGCGTGAAGGAAAAGAAGCTTTTTTACCGGAGAACACGACTTCCTTGCCGTCGCGATACGACATTATCACTTTCGAGAACGCTCGGCCGCTGTTATGCGATTTATCGTAGAGCGCGATCGAACACATGTCGATGCCGAGATAGGAAAGCCAATCCATAACTATTTTTTTCAGATTATCGAGGTCGAAATAGGCG
This window of the Spirochaetales bacterium genome carries:
- a CDS encoding ATP-binding protein; this encodes MKLPFLDRQKELKRIGKALASPEAQCVILYGRRRCGKSRLIRHILKERDIYFLADQSDKRLQIKALSGEIGKVVHGFSSVEYPDWRSLFDNLDRFAGERVTLFIDEFPYLVQNSPELPSILQRFLDLPKINRIDIVLCGSSQRMMYGFALKATSPLYGRAQQIIHIEPLKAGWISEALGKNPEESVGTYAVFGGVPRYWELAKNYEDTDTAIKELILDKNGILHNEPVRLLLDDMRSTTQPYSLLYLIGNGCHRLSEIAGRLMKPAGHLSRTLSYLIDLGYIKRELPFGENIKSTKKTLYKLSDPFLRFYFKYIQPYKSMLEMDMIEPVFSKIQKDINHHIGGVWEDIARDSVPRLDIGGIEWNVAARWWGKAPDKNPIEIDIVAESLDNKSLLIGEVKWADSPDIASIETSLEQKARYLAGDNKKDIVYAVWTKKAVSGNGKVHQITPKTVLERVR
- a CDS encoding helix-turn-helix transcriptional regulator, with the protein product MEDFHIGPERLALSFIIREKPDDEPYPYVSLLIRLKRDNTCLDLSGFDYLLLETENVTAGNVVVFIKTFEQGVSKPEKSGGLDLRHNEYTLSFTPDVSVYRIHRDDFFTPDWWFDLMNVPGGKRFKETYRKVAALDFQFIQRGTDPPAERKEVFEVKRIQFRKSYPVTYIILNVITMLYGMALVAGIVIKKGIISAKNKHIAPPLKEIPYRKLALGNYADEELARVLAYLEEHYADPRISGSMISGETGIPRVHITELMRNRYGRSCKQIINRIRITEAKRLLKETDRRITEIALEVGFNDISTFNRCFKQAEGMTPRQYRGS
- a CDS encoding LacI family DNA-binding transcriptional regulator, which produces MNSSKQKKLTIKDIAHRANVSKGTVSRVINDLPGVGKKTRERIKQLIKKLNYQPNAIAQSLASKRTGNIGVIIPHEAGFYLSNGYWPMLLSVITKAAATVGYTVLLSTSKVEGDIESAYELMLNGKRIDGIIAGSEMLGEKQLSDLYQMEIPFVMVGKSPYIPDYYVDIDNSQAAFRLTEHMIGCGYRKILFLGGPKKYTNVIERIEGFQKAVSKAGIDRCKVIHTPYEKPSVKSILVEQIGSGYMPEAIIAGAGDLVLCTIMALRELNLDIPDQIGFASFDFLSFFNYLSPRITAIRQPIEELARAAFEMLFALIAGKKVLQKERILTCTLEIGQSCNEILIDGRDKLQN
- the clpA gene encoding ATP-dependent Clp protease ATP-binding subunit ClpA; its protein translation is MISQDLENVIKRAYELAKKQGHMYLCIEHLLKAILSSKEGTAIIRSSGGDIEELDGKINEYFMTLEKVETQGNEPIQTIAFQRTLHRAFIHAKSAEKKEVEIGDVLISLFEEEDTHALSLLKNQGISRLDILKYISHGISKPGFENGEYAGGEEKQGAAPRFGNESGRKKGKDYLELYAQNWTEMARAGKFDVLVGRKQELERTIEILCRRTKNNPVHVGDAGVGKTAITQGLAQSIVEDKVPDKLKGYEIYALDLGGMIAGTRFRGDFEERLKEVIKALQSKEKVILYIDEIHTIVGAGAVSGGSLDASNILKPAITMGGLKCIGSTTFEEYKSYFEKDRALSRRFQKIEIAEPSIEETVKILEGLKKSYEVFHNVVYKRNALTAAAELSAKYINEKYLPDKAIDVIDESGAHVSLYYPERTHITNLDIEKTVAKIARVPIKSVALAEKDHLKDLEAKLNAVIFSQEEAVRKLSTSIKRNRAGLGNPEKPVGCFLFSGPTGVGKTELCKQIAGILGIELIRFDMSEYMEKHTVSRLIGSPAGYVGFEQGGLLTNAIRRHPNSVLLLDEIEKAHMDIYNVLLQIMDHATLTDNTGRKADFRNVLLVMTSNIGSREMSRQSIGFSGGEEDFFKSSPKQAIENHFAPEFRNRLDDIIIFSHLDTATIKKIVWKFIDELRAQLEPKKISLELTDNAEVYLAKEGYDPAYGARPMAKVIQDRIKTPLVDEILFGKLENGGHVVIDAPPGEGLVFDIKEKKQ
- a CDS encoding ATP-dependent Clp protease adaptor ClpS — protein: MSDHEYKEEVQYEERTAEPPKFKVILLNDDYTTFDFVIRVLVEVFRKPEPEAIQITMDVHKRGYGICGIYTKEIAETKVATVHDMSESAGYPLRCVMEEE
- a CDS encoding EAL domain-containing protein codes for the protein MTRKKSIHADTSRSGKTIALLLVSFFDDYQYAIFTGVRRYVEMAGVRLVCFVGNSLDSPHFYRKQRNVIYELVGPENVDGIIGISGSLGNHVSPAELLAFYSKFAPLPMTSVGVAIEGVPSIIVDNENGMRDLMKHVIETHGARRIAYIRGTKNNPEAVLRFGIYRETLEAYNIPYEPDLVVPGDFLGHSGAEAAKLLVDKRKVKFDALIGANDSMIICAAEELKRRGMRIPDDVILAGFDDIVKARNMDPPLTTVRQPLARMGELAVERLVEVMRGGDAPPVTLLSTELVIRQSCGCFLQREEYADLREHSAGKKAGRKRRLSGRSQCTERLVEAMKNRFLSAGDTGLFAEWADVLCTALTHDVGEKKYDLFLPGLEKIILEAAVRGRPVQGWYRIVGTLCEWAEFFLTRAEEEKRFLRRLHAFAFEVIGRVAFRVEEAEKNKLGEELVDMYRINEEMIAYFDLDNLKKIVMDWLSYLGIDMCSIALYDKSHNSGRAFSKVIMSYRDGKEVVFSGKKASFPSRLLVPGTLRKQKEKATFIVLALCFREENLGFIVFEYGPDNPVIYENFSNQFAGSLKGAMLVAQVEKHARELAVTVDKRTDDLKKTNKKLKDEIEKRKKTEDALIVEKGQALVTLESIGDGVITTNTKGIITYINPVAEDLTGWPQKEAIGMPLKKVFNVVYRLSECRISDPVEIVMGRDRGFKLSGLILLKSRDMQEYEITESISPIRDFDGRIIGVVIVIHNVSETQRMSRQISYQSTHDMLTGLYNRIKFEDFLAEVMDSLKHEKKENVICFLDIDNFRVINDSCGSVAGDELLRDIGALLKGIVRQTDILSRLGGDQFGLLLPLCPFHRAREIVDTILKKVADFSFEWKGEHFKISLGIGFVHFDSFTHDISKILTAANIACHLAKKKGKNQVHVYHTEDEEFIKYHSEIYFLPHITRALKENRFCLYKQVIRPIGYGLPENDHFEIFIRMIDEEGRIIPPSIFIAIAERYNLMPDIDRWVIEKLFSSYIIDYYETPDKAYAKYNINLNGTTLNDTKFLDFVMDKLIEYDIPPYMICFEITETYAISNFAQVKRFIKELKKIGCFFSLDDFGSGFSSFNYLKLLPVDFLKIEGAFVKEISKNSLDLVLVRTMNDIGHVMGLKTIAEYVEDEETLKRLKQIGVDYAQGYEIAKPELLVL